The Aminivibrio sp. genomic interval TGCCGGAATGGAAGTGCAGACAGCGGAGGATATTCATATCGTCGTGATTTTCCCCGGCCTCGTCGAGGCCGGGGATTTTCAGAAATGGCTCTGGAAGAAAATGCCGCCGATAGCGAACTGTCCCGAAATTTTCGGAGACCAGCTGATCATAGACAAGAACAACGTCATCACCGGAGAGCAGGAAATTCTGCTTGTCCAGGGAGCGGGATATTCCGCCGACGAGACGGCGGAAGAGGCCCGCAGCAGAGGAGGGCTGGTCATCCTTGCCCACCTCGACCGACCGTCCTTTTCCTACGAGGCGGTCCTCGGTCCCGTACCGGACGATTTCCCCTGCCATGCCCTGGAGCTTTCCTCCGCCGTTTCCCACAGCGAATTTTCCGGATGGAGAGAGCGGTATCCTGACCGGGTCTTCATCCGTTCTTCAGATTCACACAGGCTTTCCACTATTTCCCGGGACAGGTGCACCGCCATGATGCTCGAATCCCCCTGTTTCCGCGAAGTTGAACTTGCCCTCTCCGGCCTGGAGGGACGGTCGGTAGTCTGTCCCTGGGGCGGCGGCTACCGGTGGCGCCGCTCCAGTTCGGCGTAGACCTCCCTGGGGCTCACTCCCGAAGCGAGCAGGGCAGCCTCGAGGTGATAGAGAAGGTCCGCCGCCTCGCATACCGTTTCCTTCCTGTCTCCGGCCGCCACGGCCAGGGCGGTCTCCACCCCTTCCTCCCCGACCTTCTGGGCAACCCTTCGCAGCCCCTTTGACAGCAGCCGTGCGGTGTAGCTTTCGGCGGGGTCGTCAAGACGCCGTTTCTCCAGGTACCTCCAGAGAACTCCCGGAAAGGTTCCCCGTCCTTCGCAGGGGGGGGTGAGAAGCCTGTGGAAACACGACCGCTCTCCTGTATGACAGGCGGGCCCCGCCGGTTCCACCAGGGCGAGAAGGGCATCCCCGTCGCAGTCCAGCCTGAGTTCCTGGAGGGAGAGGGTGTTTCCGCTGGTTTCCCCCTTCTTCCAGATCTCCCTGCGGGTTCTGCTCCAGAAGGTCATCATCCCCGAGAAGAGGGTGGCCTCAAGAGCTTCCCTGTTTGCCCAGGCCATCATGAGCACCTCCCCTGAAAGCACGTCCTGCACAATCACGGGAACCAGGCCGTCCACGCCGAATTTCACATCGTCCAAAGAAAATTCCACGTCCATCACCTCGACGGGCGGACGGGAACGCCCCGTTCCGCAAGATAGTGTTTCAGATCCGGGATGCGTATCTCCCTGAAATGGAAGATCGAGGCCGCAAGGGCGGCGTCGCTTCCTGCCCTGAATGTATTGAGGATGTGCTCCATGGACCCTGCGCCGCCGGAGGCGATGAGGGGAACGG includes:
- a CDS encoding PHP domain-containing protein — protein: MSLSPFWVDLHLHTVLSPCGELEMGAPEIVEAYRKADIALCAVTDHNASDNAEAVAEAAGGSPAVLAGMEVQTAEDIHIVVIFPGLVEAGDFQKWLWKKMPPIANCPEIFGDQLIIDKNNVITGEQEILLVQGAGYSADETAEEARSRGGLVILAHLDRPSFSYEAVLGPVPDDFPCHALELSSAVSHSEFSGWRERYPDRVFIRSSDSHRLSTISRDRCTAMMLESPCFREVELALSGLEGRSVVCPWGGGYRWRRSSSA
- the hisIE gene encoding bifunctional phosphoribosyl-AMP cyclohydrolase/phosphoribosyl-ATP diphosphatase HisIE produces the protein MDVEFSLDDVKFGVDGLVPVIVQDVLSGEVLMMAWANREALEATLFSGMMTFWSRTRREIWKKGETSGNTLSLQELRLDCDGDALLALVEPAGPACHTGERSCFHRLLTPPCEGRGTFPGVLWRYLEKRRLDDPAESYTARLLSKGLRRVAQKVGEEGVETALAVAAGDRKETVCEAADLLYHLEAALLASGVSPREVYAELERRHR